CGCGCGCAGCCATGCGCGCGAGACGCATCACGGCGACGGTTCCGTGAAATCCGCCCGGATCCCCCACCAGTCGCGGCGGCGCCGCGGCGCGAGGAGCCCAACGAGATGTACATCGCCTACACCGAGGACCAGGAGAAGCTGCGCCGCGACCTGCGGGACTACTACGCGGAGCTGCTGACGCCGCGGATCCGTGAGGAGCTGCACCAGGGGCGCGGCGTCGGTCCCACCATGCGCGCCGTCGTGAAACGCATGGGCGCCGACGGCTGGCTCGGCATCGGCTGGCCGAAGGAGTACGGCGGCCAGGGCCGCTCGCAGGTCGAGCAGTTCATCTTCTTCGACGAGTCGATGCGCGCGGGCGCTCCCGTCCCGATGCTCACCATCAACACCGTCGGCCCGACGATCATGCGTCACGGGACCGAGGACCAGAAGCGTTTCTTCCTGCCCCGCATCCTGAAGGGGGAGATCCACTTCTGCATCGGCTACACCGAGCCGCATGCCGGCACCGACCTGGCTTCGCTCAAGACGCGCGCCGTCCGCGACGGCGACGAGTACGTGCTCAACGGCCAGAAGATCTTCACGAGTCTGGCAAGCGACGCCGACTACATGTGGCTCGCCGTCCGTACGAATCCCGACGCTCCGAAGCACGAAGGCATCTCGATGCTCGCGATCGACGTGAAGACACCTGGCATCCGCATCGACCCCATGCACCTGCTCTCCGAGCACGACATCAACACCGTCTTCTTCGACGACGTGCGCGTGCCGGCGACGAGCCTCGTCGGCAAGGAGAACGCCGGCTGGCGCTTGATCACGAGCCAACTGAACCACGAGCGGGTGACGCTCTGCTCGGCGGGACTCTTGGCGCAGGCCTACGAGGAAGTCGTCGCGTGGGCGCGCGACACGCGGCGCCCCGAGGGCGGGCGCGTGATCGATCACGAGTGGGTCCAGATCGGGCTCGCGCGCGTCGCCGCCGGGCTCGAGTTCCTCCGCCTCATCAACTGGAAGGTCGCGTGGACGGGAACGCAGGGCCGCCTCGACGTCGCCGACGCCTCGACCATCAAGGTCTTCGGCACGGAGTTCTACCTCGAAGCGTTCCGCGTCCTCATGGAGATCGTCGGGCCGCGCGCGTACCTTTGCCGCGGCTCGCGCGATGCCGTCGGCGTGGCGCGCCTCGAGATGCTCTATCGGAGCCTCCTCATCCTGACGTTCGGCGGCGGCACGAACGAGGTCCAGCGCGACCTGATCGGCATGTTCGGCCTCGGCCTGCCCCGCATGCCCCGCTTCTGAAAGGATCGTTCATGGACTTCTCGTTCAGCGACGAGCAGCAGCAGATCGCGGAGCTCGCCAAGCGCGTCTTCACCGACCATGCGTCCCACGAGCGCGTCCGTCAGATCGAGCGCGCCGGCGGGCCGCGCTTCGACCGGGACCTCTGGACGGAGGTCGCCAAGGCCGGCCTGCTCGGCATCGCGGTGCCGCAGGTGCACGGTGGCGCGGGCCTCGGCTTCCTCGAGGTCGCGCTCATCCTCGAACAGATGGCGCGCGCCGCCGCACCCATCCCGCTCCTCGAAACGATCGTGACGGGCGCCCTGCCCCTCGCCGAGTACGGCACGCCCGCCCAGCAGAGCGCATGGCTGCCGAAAGTCGTCGAGGGCGCGGCGATCCTCACCGCTGCGCTCACGGAGGACCAAGCGGACCTGGGGCGGCCGACGACGACCGCGCGCAAGGACGGAGCGAGCTGGCGTATTTCGGGCGTCAAGACCTGCGTGCCGGCGGGCGACCTCGCCGACCTCGTCCTCGTACCCGCCACCCTCGACGGCAAGGTCGTCGTGTTCCTCGTCGAGGCCGCCATGCCCGGGCTCCGCACCTGGCCCCTCCTCACGACGAGCGGACAGCCGGAGGCCCGCATCGAGCTCGACGACGTCCGGGTCGGCAGCGACGCCGTGCTCGGCACGACGGCCACGGGCGGCGAGACGCTCGCGTGGATCGAGGAGCGCGCGACGACGGCGCTCGCCTGCGTCGCCCTCGGCGTGTGCGAGCAGGCGCTCGCCCTCACCAGTGACTACGCGAAGAACCGCAAGCAGTTCGAGCAACCCATCGCGATGTTCCAGGCGGTCGGACAACGACTCGCGGACGCCTACGTGGACGTGGAGGCGATCCGCCTCACGACGTGGCAAGCGGCGTGGCGGATCTCCGCCGGTCTCCCCGCCGCGTCCCAGG
The window above is part of the Deltaproteobacteria bacterium genome. Proteins encoded here:
- a CDS encoding acyl-CoA dehydrogenase family protein, which codes for MYIAYTEDQEKLRRDLRDYYAELLTPRIREELHQGRGVGPTMRAVVKRMGADGWLGIGWPKEYGGQGRSQVEQFIFFDESMRAGAPVPMLTINTVGPTIMRHGTEDQKRFFLPRILKGEIHFCIGYTEPHAGTDLASLKTRAVRDGDEYVLNGQKIFTSLASDADYMWLAVRTNPDAPKHEGISMLAIDVKTPGIRIDPMHLLSEHDINTVFFDDVRVPATSLVGKENAGWRLITSQLNHERVTLCSAGLLAQAYEEVVAWARDTRRPEGGRVIDHEWVQIGLARVAAGLEFLRLINWKVAWTGTQGRLDVADASTIKVFGTEFYLEAFRVLMEIVGPRAYLCRGSRDAVGVARLEMLYRSLLILTFGGGTNEVQRDLIGMFGLGLPRMPRF
- a CDS encoding acyl-CoA/acyl-ACP dehydrogenase; translated protein: MDFSFSDEQQQIAELAKRVFTDHASHERVRQIERAGGPRFDRDLWTEVAKAGLLGIAVPQVHGGAGLGFLEVALILEQMARAAAPIPLLETIVTGALPLAEYGTPAQQSAWLPKVVEGAAILTAALTEDQADLGRPTTTARKDGASWRISGVKTCVPAGDLADLVLVPATLDGKVVVFLVEAAMPGLRTWPLLTTSGQPEARIELDDVRVGSDAVLGTTATGGETLAWIEERATTALACVALGVCEQALALTSDYAKNRKQFEQPIAMFQAVGQRLADAYVDVEAIRLTTWQAAWRISAGLPAASQVAIAKYWAGAGGQRVVHTAQHLHGGMGVDRDYPLHRYFLYAKQLELQLGGATTQLRKLGRLIAAEADAQAAR